A genomic segment from Prochlorothrix hollandica PCC 9006 = CALU 1027 encodes:
- a CDS encoding GumC family protein — MTQSQNYPPSVETPMPSTPHLPKAEVLAPFEQQEQTYEEYIEEIDLKRYVLILKRRWWVMGVCGVLLMVPATLFALWQQRLPQTYVAYGKLLFQQQDTQSVLTGVGEEVGQLTSISRTPLDTEIALLRSRSVLEETLQDLDWRDPLTGEPLDVGLFNKTLSVNQVPNTDILDIAFESPNPDQSVEAVDALMEAFIRRKGELKRAEVVAARQFIEQQLPQLEAKVNETTSALQAFKQANNLVSLESEAGALAGRLTVLTEQIEGLQTELATADARSQELRRQLGMDADQALNLSFITEDPGIQQVLGSLQTAQSDLTVQRTLYTPDHPIVANLTRQVTALEDLLQQRINALLGDGDNTVQISDLHLGTVKQNLASELVQADISRVGLNSQIQQLAGLQGDYTRRVRQVPALEVTQQRLQDQVNLAQSSYQQLLNRLPELVIAESQSVGSSRVEIIERASAPPSVPPGFQVIYVIAGGVVGGFGGLGLLIFLELIDRSIKTIHDAEARTGHTALGAIAAFTTSGERNLGALVSQEISPRLVVLRSPESPICESYQMILAALRLKGWGNQLRSLAVLSTIGQEGRSEIVANLAATTAQGRRRVLIIDADLRSPSQHLLWKTPNTQGLSTLLDQEEPVTWENLQTLVQPLTPYLSLLPSGPLPLNPLALLDSQYTMDFIRQVSRWYDCVILDTPPLTRVADGALLGQMVDGALWVMRTQFVDPSLAVVARSLLLKSRTPVVGLVVNQVDFRVEESAYAYLDRQHQERRGGLLDGIVGQGQGQVTPELILDLEPRAEASSAEASSAVAARGGVLDLDGINLDGINLDGINLDGINLDGTRAGVVGNGSHPDPVVPKGTPWSRFWQRVTPRPSPGSAQPLLPDDGGLLPDLRGSQPAGDDDRPSEIGEDTGILPGLGIGIPTPRVQPPQPPGTSSPQSGIPTTVASRRAWAREVSQRRAAQEAATLANATPDPHAPTSVSPEAQGTDPLDSDPPDPDPQDPDPPDLDPQDPDLQANGMGSQNTKPQANGTKPPEFLTPQADPQGEQSLETPWGNYRSTVATPPNLRPTAASSQRRVARSPLLSDPSRGSVSPDYTPDHVPDSILVATPGEDLSWHEDLSWHFDLLPASLPDLDWNALGQDDVNGAEAKESQKAKESQKAKESQGQRTDRVLDQTLETHGAAANGSANGSANGIPDLDFPRGSNTPHITSALDPSLVEALGITPVSAGTIVAQPPQFQTPGQIPLGQRFRRWCQAQGRRVLAQVQRLVQGLQALVDRLRFRSLAPIACPDRLSLTIARPYSSLAKVWPAPCHDFSSPTPESPLPCLALAAIAGVHGNPGGDHGGQ, encoded by the coding sequence GGGTGATGGGGGTGTGTGGGGTCTTACTGATGGTACCGGCTACCCTGTTTGCCCTCTGGCAACAGCGCTTACCCCAAACCTATGTGGCCTATGGCAAGTTGCTGTTTCAACAACAGGATACCCAGTCGGTGTTGACGGGGGTGGGGGAAGAAGTGGGGCAGTTAACCAGCATTAGTCGGACCCCCCTGGACACCGAGATTGCGTTGCTGCGATCGCGATCGGTATTGGAAGAAACACTCCAGGACTTAGACTGGCGGGATCCCCTCACCGGGGAACCGTTGGATGTCGGCCTGTTTAATAAAACCCTCAGCGTTAACCAGGTGCCCAATACTGACATTTTGGATATCGCCTTTGAGTCCCCCAATCCAGACCAATCGGTGGAGGCTGTGGATGCCTTAATGGAGGCGTTTATTCGGCGTAAGGGGGAGCTGAAGCGGGCGGAGGTGGTGGCCGCTCGCCAATTTATTGAACAGCAGTTGCCCCAGTTGGAGGCCAAGGTGAACGAGACCACCAGCGCCCTTCAGGCCTTTAAGCAGGCGAATAATCTGGTCTCCCTGGAAAGTGAGGCGGGAGCGTTGGCGGGCCGTTTGACTGTTTTGACGGAGCAAATTGAAGGGTTACAAACCGAGCTAGCAACGGCAGATGCCCGATCCCAGGAACTGCGGCGGCAACTGGGTATGGATGCTGATCAGGCTTTAAACCTTAGCTTTATTACGGAAGACCCAGGCATTCAACAGGTTCTAGGCAGTTTACAGACTGCCCAGTCTGATTTGACGGTTCAACGTACCCTCTACACTCCGGATCACCCGATCGTTGCCAATTTGACGCGCCAAGTGACGGCATTGGAGGATCTGCTGCAACAACGGATTAATGCGCTGCTGGGGGATGGGGATAATACGGTTCAAATTAGCGACTTACACCTGGGGACGGTGAAGCAAAATTTAGCCTCCGAACTGGTGCAGGCGGACATTAGCCGAGTCGGTCTGAATAGTCAGATTCAACAGTTAGCAGGGCTGCAAGGGGACTACACGCGCCGGGTGCGCCAGGTGCCTGCCCTAGAGGTCACCCAACAGCGACTCCAGGATCAGGTGAACTTGGCCCAGTCCAGTTATCAGCAGTTACTCAATCGGTTACCAGAACTGGTCATTGCCGAGAGTCAAAGTGTGGGTAGTTCGCGGGTGGAAATTATTGAACGGGCCTCGGCCCCCCCCAGTGTACCCCCCGGTTTTCAGGTGATTTATGTGATTGCTGGCGGGGTGGTGGGGGGTTTTGGGGGACTGGGTTTACTGATTTTCCTGGAGCTGATCGATCGCTCCATCAAAACTATTCATGATGCGGAAGCCCGCACGGGTCATACGGCCTTGGGGGCGATCGCCGCGTTTACTACCTCTGGGGAGCGCAATCTGGGTGCCTTGGTCAGTCAAGAGATTTCTCCCCGTCTTGTGGTGCTGCGATCGCCGGAATCTCCCATCTGTGAGTCCTACCAGATGATCCTGGCGGCACTGCGGCTCAAGGGCTGGGGGAACCAGTTACGATCGTTGGCGGTGCTGAGTACCATTGGCCAAGAGGGGCGATCGGAGATTGTGGCTAACTTAGCCGCCACGACGGCCCAAGGGCGGCGACGGGTGCTGATTATTGACGCTGACCTGCGATCGCCCAGTCAACATTTACTGTGGAAAACCCCCAATACCCAGGGACTTAGCACCCTCCTCGATCAAGAGGAACCCGTCACCTGGGAAAATCTCCAGACCTTGGTGCAACCCCTCACGCCATACCTTTCCCTGCTGCCCTCTGGACCGTTGCCTTTAAACCCCTTGGCCCTGTTGGATTCCCAGTACACCATGGATTTTATCCGCCAGGTTTCCCGCTGGTATGACTGTGTGATATTGGATACACCTCCCCTAACCCGGGTGGCGGATGGGGCGTTGTTGGGGCAAATGGTGGACGGTGCCCTGTGGGTGATGCGGACTCAGTTTGTGGATCCTAGCTTGGCAGTGGTGGCCCGATCTCTACTACTAAAGTCTCGTACCCCAGTGGTGGGGTTAGTTGTTAATCAGGTGGATTTCCGGGTGGAGGAATCTGCCTATGCTTACCTCGATCGCCAGCACCAGGAACGGCGCGGTGGCTTACTGGATGGCATTGTGGGCCAAGGCCAGGGTCAGGTGACTCCCGAACTAATTTTAGATTTAGAACCCAGGGCTGAGGCTTCTAGCGCTGAGGCTTCTAGCGCTGTGGCAGCGCGGGGGGGGGTGTTGGATCTGGACGGCATAAATCTGGACGGCATAAATCTGGACGGTATAAATCTGGACGGTATAAATCTGGACGGAACTAGGGCGGGTGTTGTAGGCAATGGCTCCCATCCCGATCCCGTTGTCCCTAAGGGAACCCCTTGGAGTCGATTCTGGCAACGAGTCACCCCTCGGCCCTCCCCTGGGTCTGCCCAGCCGTTGTTACCGGACGATGGGGGATTATTGCCTGACCTAAGGGGGTCGCAACCGGCGGGTGACGACGATCGGCCTTCGGAGATCGGGGAAGATACGGGGATTCTGCCGGGGCTAGGGATCGGGATTCCCACTCCCAGGGTCCAACCCCCTCAACCGCCGGGAACCTCCTCCCCCCAGTCCGGTATACCCACCACTGTTGCCTCTCGCCGTGCTTGGGCGCGGGAGGTGAGTCAGCGCCGAGCAGCCCAGGAAGCGGCAACCCTAGCTAACGCTACGCCAGATCCCCATGCCCCCACCTCCGTTTCCCCGGAGGCCCAGGGGACTGACCCTCTGGACTCTGACCCTCCGGATCCTGACCCCCAGGATCCTGACCCCCCGGATCTTGACCCCCAGGATCCTGACCTCCAGGCTAATGGCATGGGATCCCAAAATACTAAACCCCAGGCTAATGGCACTAAACCTCCAGAATTCTTGACTCCGCAGGCTGATCCCCAGGGGGAGCAGTCCCTAGAAACCCCTTGGGGTAATTATCGATCCACCGTCGCCACCCCCCCCAACTTGCGCCCCACCGCTGCCTCTTCCCAGAGACGTGTCGCCCGATCTCCGTTATTGTCCGATCCGTCTAGAGGGTCTGTGTCACCGGATTACACCCCAGATCATGTCCCGGATTCAATCCTGGTGGCTACCCCTGGGGAGGATTTATCGTGGCACGAGGATTTGTCGTGGCACTTTGATCTGCTGCCTGCCTCCCTTCCTGATCTGGATTGGAATGCATTAGGGCAGGACGATGTGAATGGTGCCGAGGCCAAGGAGTCTCAGAAGGCCAAGGAGTCTCAGAAAGCCAAGGAGTCTCAGGGTCAGAGGACTGATAGGGTTCTGGATCAAACCCTGGAAACCCATGGAGCGGCGGCTAATGGATCGGCCAATGGATCGGCCAATGGGATCCCTGACCTGGATTTCCCCAGGGGATCGAACACCCCTCACATAACCTCGGCGTTGGACCCTAGTTTGGTGGAAGCCTTGGGGATTACGCCGGTCAGTGCCGGGACGATCGTGGCCCAGCCCCCCCAGTTCCAGACCCCAGGACAGATCCCACTAGGGCAACGGTTTCGGCGCTGGTGTCAGGCCCAAGGCCGTCGCGTTTTAGCTCAGGTGCAGCGGTTGGTGCAGGGGTTGCAAGCCCTGGTCGATCGCCTTCGCTTCCGATCGCTTGCCCCGATCGCTTGCCCCGATCGCTTGTCCCTGACGATCGCCCGCCCCTATTCATCACTGGCCAAGGTCTGGCCTGCCCCCTGCCATGATTTTTCCTCACCTACCCCTGAATCCCCATTACCCTGTCTTGCCCTGGCTGCGATCGCTGGCGTTCACGGGAATCCTGGTGGCGACCATGGGGGGCAATGA